The window GTCACCCTTTTACCCGAGAAGTGCTGCACAGACAATATGTCCGCTCCCTTTTCCGTGAGAAATGATGTATCGGATTGTGAATGCGGTTGTATTTGCATTTGAAACACCCGGCACAATTGGCCGACACAACCGGCAAATCTGGCGCAGAACAGTACTCGTTTATTCGCTCCAGTCCTCAACCACCATGTGAGGCAACTGCATAAATGCCCGGTCATTGGTTACCAATACAGCTTGCTCACTGACTGCATGTGCAGCAATAAGCATGTCCAGCGCACCCAGACTCCTGCCCTGTTTTTCCAGCGTTGCGTGCAATTTTCCATAACTCGCGGCCGAATCACTACGCCAGTGAAGTACCTCAATATGCGTTAAAAACGCATGTATCAGCGTATGCAGCGATTTCGATTGCGGTCGTTTAGCAAGACCAAACAATAATTCCGCTTGCGTGATGACCGAGATGCACAAAGATGCCATCGGAACGGTGGTTAACCTGGACACGACTAAAGGATGATTCTTCAATGCCAGGCTCACCATATTGGTATCTAACATGTAACGTTTCATTCTCTTTACTCGGCAAAGGGGTCACGATCCTGCTGCTCACTGGCACCACGCTCGTCTTTTGAGAGAAAGTCCTGGGGGGCCGGATGTTTACCCACCAACTGTACAAATGCATCCCATGTGGGTGGCCTCTGAGACAAAATCACGTCCCCCGTTCTTTCATCTTTCCGAATAAAGACTTCCGTTCCTTCGAACCGGAAGGCGGCAGGCAGCCGCACCGCCTGACTGCGGCCATTGGCAAATAATTTGGCAATTTGCGTCATGATTCATTCTCCATTTTGATATATACCACAATATATATCAAATGATGGCCGAGGAGACTGAACGCCGACAGCAAACCGAGGCTTGGCCGGGAATCAGCCGGCCAGCCACGGATCATAACTGGTGAAATTCCACACATTGCCTTCAATATCACAGGCGTCGTAAGACCGTCCCGGGTAACCGGGGTTATCGTAAGGTGGTTTGATAATGGTGGCGCCGTGCTTGCCTGCATGGTCGGCATGAGCGTCAGGGTCATCCACCAGCATGCAGATGCACATGGTGATACCGCGCGCCTCGTCCGGGGTCAGCCAATGGTAAAGGTCTTTGGAATCCGATTCGCGGTCGCTGCCCAGCATGATCATATTATTGCCAACGACCAGTTGGGCGTGGTGAATAATACCGGGATCCTTGTCGTCCGCGTATACCGCATGACGGGTAAAGCCGAAAGCCTCGCACAGAAAGCGGATAGCCGCCGGCGCGTCTTTGTACCGAAGACAGGGAATAATTGCACTTTTCTCCAACATGATGAACCTCCTAATCCATTCAGGAAGGGAAGAACATCCAGCTTATGCCTTTGTGTCGGAACTTGCAAATCTGCCCAATGCGCTACGCGTTCTGTGTACCCGCCCCTACCAGGGTGAGTACACAGATGTGATACTGCTGCAAACACTCGCAGCAGGCTTGCGCGCTTTAGCTTTCGACGCGATTGGCGTCAATCACCGTTAGCGCCGCCATGTTAACGATACGGCGAACAGTAGAGCTGGAGGTCAGAATATGCACAGGAGCATTGGCGCCCAGCAGGAACGGTCCAACAGCGACATTACCGCCAGCCACGGTTTTCAGCAGGTTGTAGGCGATATTGCCTGAGTCCACATTGGGGCAGACCAGCAGATTAGCCGAACCTTTCAGTGTAGATGAAGGCAGAATGCGCTGACGCAGCACTTCGTTCAGAGCGCAGTCGCCATGCATTTCACCGTCAATTTCCAGTTCCGGATCCTGCTCCCGCACCAGTTGCAGCGCACGGCGCATTTTCTCGCCGGAAGCAGAGCTGCCGGAACCGAAATTCGAGCGCGACAGCAACGCCACCTTGGGCACCACGTCCAATTGCGACAATACCTTCGCCGCGGCCAGCGTGTACTCGGCAATCTGTTCCGCTGTCGGATCGTCATTGATGTGCGTATCGACCAGCGCCACCATGCGCTCATCCAGCAGCAGAATATTCATGGCTGCGTAGGCGGATGTGCCGGGTTTCTTGCCGATCATCTGGTCTACAAAACGCAAATGTTCGTGGTAGGAACCCACGGTACCGCAGATCATGCCATCGGCATCACCCACATGAACCATCATGGCGCCGATCAGTGTAAGGCGACGGCGCATTTCCACGCGTGCCATTTCCTTTGTGATACCGCTGCGGCACATGACTTCCCAGTAATTGGTCCAGTACTGATGAAAGCGTGAGTCAAATTCCGGATTGGTTACCTCCACGTCTTCGCCCAGTTTCAGGCGCAGACCGTATTTTTCAATACGGGCCAGCAGGACGGAAGGACGCCCTACCAGGATCGGACGGGCCAGTTTCTCATCCACGATGACCTGTACCGCACGCAGGACGCGCTCATCTTCGCCCTCGGTAAAGACAATGCGCGCCTTGCCACCGTCGCGAACAATCTGTTTAGCCGATGCAAACAGCGGCTTCATGAAAGCGCCTGAATGATAGACAAACTGTTGCAGTTTGGCTGCATAGGCTTCCATATCATCGATTGGGCGCGTTGCCACACCGCTTTCCATGGCCGCTTTGGCCACAGCTGGTGCGACACGAACGATCAGGCGTGGGTCGAACGGCTTTGGAATCAGATATTCAGGGCCGAATGACAGGTCGTAGCCACCGTAAGCGGTGGCCACCACATCGCTGATTTCTTCTTTGGCCAGCCCGGCAATCGCATACACCGCGGCTTTTTCCATTTCACGCGTGATGGTGGTGGCGCCCACATCGAGTGCGCCACGGAAAATGTACGGGAAGCACAATACGTTATTGACCTGATTGGGGAAGTCGGAACGGCCGGTAGCCATGACGACGTCATCACGCACCGCCTGTGCCACTTCCGGCATGATCTCCGGATTCGGGTTGGCCAGCGCAAGAATCAGCGGACGCGCTGCCATGGTTTTGACCATTTCCGGCTTGAGTACGCCACCAGCAGACAACCCCAGGAACACATCGGCGCCATCAATCACTTCGGCCAGCGTACGATGCTCGGTTTTTTGCGCAAAACGCTGCATTTCAGGTGTCATAGGGGTATTGCGCCCCTCATAGACCACGCCATCGATATCGGTCACAAATACATTTTCCAACGGCAGACCCAGGTCGACCATCAGATCCAGACAGGCCAGCGCTGCCGCACCCGCACCGGATGACACCACTTTCACATCTGCAATTTTTTTGCCTACCACGGTCAGACCGTTGATAAAGGCCGCCGCAACGGTAATCGCGGTACCGTGCTGGTCATCATGGAATACAGGGATACTCATGCGCTCGCGCAATTTGCGCTCCACTTCGAAACACTCAGGCGCCTTGATATCTTCCAGGTTAATGCCGCCAAATGTGGCTTCAAGCCCGGCAATGATTTCCACCAGCTTGTCCGGATCAGTCTCGTTGATCTCAATATCAAATACGTCCAGGCCGGCAAATTTCTTGAACAGGACGGCTTTACCTTCCATCACCGGCTTGGAAGCCAGTGCGCCGATATTGCCCAGACCCAGCACAGCCGTGCCGTTACTGATCACACCGACCAGATTGCCACGGGCAGTGTAGCGGAACGCATTTAACGGATCGGTCACAATCTCTTCGCAGGCTGCGGCGACGCCGGGCGTATAGGCCAGCCCCAGGTCGCGCTGGGTAACCAGCGGCTTGGTAGCGGTAATGGAAATTTTGCCGGGCACGGGAAATTCGTGATAATTCAGCGCTGATTGGCGATCGATGGTACTCATGAGCGGTATCCTCCTGAAGAATTGATTTTGCATCAGTTTAGGCGTTATTCATAAGTAAATTATTTTGAATTGTGATAGTGTTATATCAATTACCTTATATCTGATTAAAAATTGAACACCCCTTCTGCCGATACGCTTGAACACAGACTCGCCGGTCGCCTGAAAATGCGCCACCTCACCCTGT of the Advenella mimigardefordensis DPN7 genome contains:
- a CDS encoding type II toxin-antitoxin system VapC family toxin codes for the protein MLDTNMVSLALKNHPLVVSRLTTVPMASLCISVITQAELLFGLAKRPQSKSLHTLIHAFLTHIEVLHWRSDSAASYGKLHATLEKQGRSLGALDMLIAAHAVSEQAVLVTNDRAFMQLPHMVVEDWSE
- a CDS encoding antitoxin, translated to MTQIAKLFANGRSQAVRLPAAFRFEGTEVFIRKDERTGDVILSQRPPTWDAFVQLVGKHPAPQDFLSKDERGASEQQDRDPFAE
- a CDS encoding VOC family protein, translated to MLEKSAIIPCLRYKDAPAAIRFLCEAFGFTRHAVYADDKDPGIIHHAQLVVGNNMIMLGSDRESDSKDLYHWLTPDEARGITMCICMLVDDPDAHADHAGKHGATIIKPPYDNPGYPGRSYDACDIEGNVWNFTSYDPWLAG
- a CDS encoding NADP-dependent malic enzyme gives rise to the protein MSTIDRQSALNYHEFPVPGKISITATKPLVTQRDLGLAYTPGVAAACEEIVTDPLNAFRYTARGNLVGVISNGTAVLGLGNIGALASKPVMEGKAVLFKKFAGLDVFDIEINETDPDKLVEIIAGLEATFGGINLEDIKAPECFEVERKLRERMSIPVFHDDQHGTAITVAAAFINGLTVVGKKIADVKVVSSGAGAAALACLDLMVDLGLPLENVFVTDIDGVVYEGRNTPMTPEMQRFAQKTEHRTLAEVIDGADVFLGLSAGGVLKPEMVKTMAARPLILALANPNPEIMPEVAQAVRDDVVMATGRSDFPNQVNNVLCFPYIFRGALDVGATTITREMEKAAVYAIAGLAKEEISDVVATAYGGYDLSFGPEYLIPKPFDPRLIVRVAPAVAKAAMESGVATRPIDDMEAYAAKLQQFVYHSGAFMKPLFASAKQIVRDGGKARIVFTEGEDERVLRAVQVIVDEKLARPILVGRPSVLLARIEKYGLRLKLGEDVEVTNPEFDSRFHQYWTNYWEVMCRSGITKEMARVEMRRRLTLIGAMMVHVGDADGMICGTVGSYHEHLRFVDQMIGKKPGTSAYAAMNILLLDERMVALVDTHINDDPTAEQIAEYTLAAAKVLSQLDVVPKVALLSRSNFGSGSSASGEKMRRALQLVREQDPELEIDGEMHGDCALNEVLRQRILPSSTLKGSANLLVCPNVDSGNIAYNLLKTVAGGNVAVGPFLLGANAPVHILTSSSTVRRIVNMAALTVIDANRVES